The following coding sequences are from one Nicotiana tabacum cultivar K326 chromosome 1, ASM71507v2, whole genome shotgun sequence window:
- the LOC107782855 gene encoding ribose-phosphate pyrophosphokinase 4 isoform X1: MEKGTVKKKKQVLLYYCVEMEDVARKIASESDSIILHSINWRSFADGFPNLFINNAHDIRGQHVAFLASFSSPAVIFEQLSVIFALPRLFVASFTLVLPFFPTGTFERMEEEGDVATAFTMARLISNIPISRGGPTSLVIYDIHALQERFYFGDNVLPLFETGIPLLKQRLQQLPESEKIVIAFPDDGAWKRFHNQLVDYPTVICTKVREGDKRIVRLKEGNPDGCHVVIVDDLVQSGGTLIECQKVLAAHGASKVSAYVTHGIFPKRSWERFLHKNDGSDKAFTYFWTTDSCPHTVKAVANQAPFEVISLAGSIADGLQI, encoded by the exons ATGGAGAAGGGAacagtaaagaagaagaagcaagtGCTTCTGTACTACTGTGTTGAAATGGAAGATGTTGCTCGCAAAATTGCTTCTGAATCGGACTCCATTATTCTCCACTCTATTAACTGGAG GAGTTTCGCTGATGGTTTCCCAAATCTCTTTATTAACAACGCACATGATATCCGTGGGCAGCATGTTGCTTTTCTAGCATCTTTCAGCTCACCAGCAGTCATCTTTGAACAGCTTTCTGTGATATTCGCACTTCCAAGGCTGTTTGTCGCCTCATTTACACTTGTGCTACCTTTCTTCCCAACTGGTACCTTTGAGAGGATGGAAGAAGAAGGTGATGTGGCCACTGCATTTACAATGGCCAGATTAATATCAAATATTCCAATATCAAGGGGTGGTCCGACCAGCTTAGTTATCTATGACATACATGCATTGCAG GAGAGGTTCTATTTTGGAGATAATGTGCTGCCTCTGTTTGAGACTGGAATTCCACTGCTGAAGCAACGGCTTCAGCAGCTTCCTGAGTCTGAAAAA ATAGTTATAGCCTTTCCTGATGATGGAGCTTGGAAGAGGTTTCACAACCAATTAGTTGACTATCCCACT GTTATCTGCACTAAAGTGCGTGAAGGTGATAAGAGAATCGTCAGGCTAAAAGAGGGTAATCCTGACGGCTGTCATGTGGTTATTGTTGATGACTTGGTCCAGTCTGGAGGTACCCTTATCGAATGCCAG AAAGTTTTGGCCGCTCATGGTGCATCAAAAGTTAGTGCTTACGTGACTCATGGAATTTTCCCAAAGCGGTCATGGGAGCGTTTTCTCCACAAGAACGATG GTTCAGATAAAGCATTCACTTACTTTTGGACCACAGATTCCTGTCCTCATACTGTGAAAGCCGTTGCTAATCAAGCTCCGTTTGAAGTTATCAGTTTGGCAGGATCAATAGCTGATGGTCTTCAAATCTGA
- the LOC107782846 gene encoding uncharacterized protein LOC107782846: protein MEEKNQHLLQPLIKPTTKNSAIYPSSNLEVDENSHKSTSSNTSIFLRLVVVIFAIVVSLWANYEASKGFSITIVNEADATFAKRRFDLFFVSNDEATRLLLKTSKFVENILYPTSDDDFGQPQIKKQVKHVILRLSSRNMTRPIIVESRDNNDEFVLRISPSILYSPNYKHAMFLALQKGMARIWLWNGQGNAPASLVNGMIEYITSLASYGRAISESESVEPVTIGRSCWKSKNSRTIAKFLNYSEGKREGFVRRLNQAMKNGWHEKMIDDTLGIPAWHLCETYNSSGKLLNSV, encoded by the coding sequence ATGGAAGAGAAAAACCAACATCTCCTTCAACCTCTCATAAAACCAACCACAAAAAACTCTGCCATATACCCCTCTTCCAATCTTGAAGTTGATGAAAATAGCCACAAAAGCACTTCATCAAATACAAGTATATTTCTTAGGCTTGTTGTGGTCATTTTTGCAATAGTAGTCTCCTTATGGGCAAATTATGAAGCCTCCAAAGGTTTTTCCATAACAATTGTCAATGAAGCTGATGCTACATTTGCAAAGAGGCGTTTTGATCTCTTTTTCGTATCGAACGATGAAGCCACACGTTTACTTTTGAAGACAAGTAAATTTGTCGAAAATATTCTTTACCCTACTAGTGATGATGATTTTGGCCAACCCCAGATCAAGAAGCAAGTTAAACATGTCATACTCCGGCTATCTAGCCGGAATATGACTCGTCCAATCATCGTTGAGTCCCGTGACAACAACGATGAGTTTGTTCTACGTATAAGTCCTTCAATTTTGTATAGTCCAAATTATAAGCATGCCATGTTTTTGGCACTTCAAAAAGGCATGGCGCGTATATGGCTATGGAATGGTCAAGGCAATGCCCCGGCTAGTCTTGTAAATGGAATGATTGAGTATATTACTAGTTTAGCTAGTTATGGACGTGCAATATCAGAATCTGAATCAGTTGAGCCAGTGACAATAGGACGGAGTTGTTGGAAGAGCAAGAATTCAAGAACCATAGCAAAGTTTTTGAATTATAGTGAGGGGAAAAGAGAAGGATTTGTTAGAAGATTGAATCAAGCAATGAAAAATGGTTGGCATGAGAAAATGATTGATGATACATTAGGAATACCAGCTTGGCATCTATGTGAAACTTATAATTCTTCAGGTAAATTGTTAAATTCTGTGTAA
- the LOC107782855 gene encoding ribose-phosphate pyrophosphokinase 4 isoform X2, which produces MEKGTVKKKKQVLLYYCVEMEDVARKIASESDSIILHSINWRSFADGFPNLFINNAHDIRGQHVAFLASFSSPAVIFEQLSVIFALPRLFVASFTLVLPFFPTGTFERMEEEGDVATAFTMARLISNIPISRGGPTSLVIYDIHALQERFYFGDNVLPLFETGIPLLKQRLQQLPESEKIVIAFPDDGAWKRFHNQLVDYPTVICTKVREGDKRIVRLKEGNPDGCHVVIVDDLVQSGGTLIECQKVLAAHGASKVSAYVTHGIFPKRSWERFLHKNDDKAFTYFWTTDSCPHTVKAVANQAPFEVISLAGSIADGLQI; this is translated from the exons ATGGAGAAGGGAacagtaaagaagaagaagcaagtGCTTCTGTACTACTGTGTTGAAATGGAAGATGTTGCTCGCAAAATTGCTTCTGAATCGGACTCCATTATTCTCCACTCTATTAACTGGAG GAGTTTCGCTGATGGTTTCCCAAATCTCTTTATTAACAACGCACATGATATCCGTGGGCAGCATGTTGCTTTTCTAGCATCTTTCAGCTCACCAGCAGTCATCTTTGAACAGCTTTCTGTGATATTCGCACTTCCAAGGCTGTTTGTCGCCTCATTTACACTTGTGCTACCTTTCTTCCCAACTGGTACCTTTGAGAGGATGGAAGAAGAAGGTGATGTGGCCACTGCATTTACAATGGCCAGATTAATATCAAATATTCCAATATCAAGGGGTGGTCCGACCAGCTTAGTTATCTATGACATACATGCATTGCAG GAGAGGTTCTATTTTGGAGATAATGTGCTGCCTCTGTTTGAGACTGGAATTCCACTGCTGAAGCAACGGCTTCAGCAGCTTCCTGAGTCTGAAAAA ATAGTTATAGCCTTTCCTGATGATGGAGCTTGGAAGAGGTTTCACAACCAATTAGTTGACTATCCCACT GTTATCTGCACTAAAGTGCGTGAAGGTGATAAGAGAATCGTCAGGCTAAAAGAGGGTAATCCTGACGGCTGTCATGTGGTTATTGTTGATGACTTGGTCCAGTCTGGAGGTACCCTTATCGAATGCCAG AAAGTTTTGGCCGCTCATGGTGCATCAAAAGTTAGTGCTTACGTGACTCATGGAATTTTCCCAAAGCGGTCATGGGAGCGTTTTCTCCACAAGAACGATG ATAAAGCATTCACTTACTTTTGGACCACAGATTCCTGTCCTCATACTGTGAAAGCCGTTGCTAATCAAGCTCCGTTTGAAGTTATCAGTTTGGCAGGATCAATAGCTGATGGTCTTCAAATCTGA
- the LOC107782845 gene encoding serine/threonine-protein kinase WNK8-like yields MDYGLQKVEEKSPCGRFVRYSDVLGEGAFKEVYLGFDQVQNIEIAWNQISFHGEDGEALLKTPEKLFSEAVLLQSLNHERVMKCLSYWFDSEAKTLNMITELFPSGSLTKYMLKSNNGTGIDLGNIKNWGRQILEGLSFLHGQNPKIIHRDIKCDNIFVQSGGKQVKLGDFGLAIHLMEGDFAKEVKGTPQFMAPELYDGEYNELVDIYAFGMCLLEMVTGEYPYRECNNQGQILRKVYITGEKPAFLGKVKDSRVKDIIEKCLLPMSVRPSAEELLEDPFFVYNGGSSTMEACAPTASFVVSHPFRGIKC; encoded by the coding sequence ATGGATTACGGGTTACAGAAAGTTGAAGAGAAATCTCCATGTGGTAGGTTCGTTAGATATAGTGACGTGTTAGGTGAAGGCGCTTTTAAAGAGGTGTACCTAGGTTTTGATCAAGTTCAGAACATTGAAATTGCGTGGAACCAAATAAGTTTTCATGGAGAAGATGGTGAAGCATTATTAAAAACCCCAGAAAAGTTGTTCTCTGAGGCTGTTCTATTGCAATCTTTAAACCATGAGAGGGTTATGAAGTGCCTCTCTTACTGGTTTGATTCCGAGGCAAAAACTCTAAACATGATCACAGAATTATTCCCTTCGGGCAGTTTGACAAAGTATATGTTGAAGAGTAATAACGGGACTGGTATTGACTTGGGGAATATTAAGAACTGGGGTAGGCAGATTCTTGAAGGTTTGAGCTTTCTTCATGGACAAAACCCAAAGATCATTCATAGAGACATCAAGTGTGATAATATTTTTGTTCAGAGTGGTGGCAAACAGGTTAAGCTTGGAGATTTTGGGTTGGCGATTCATCTTATGGAGGGTGATTTCGCCAAAGAGGTTAAGGGAACGCCTCAATTCATGGCTCCTGAGCTCTACGATGGTGAATACAATGAACTGGTGGACATATATGCATTCGGGATGTGTCTACTTGAGATGGTTACGGGTGAATATCCATATAGGGAATGCAACAATCAAGGGCAAATACTTAGGAAAGTGTATATCACTGGTGAAAAACCTGCATTTCTTGGAAAGGTAAAAGACTCCAGAGTGAAGGATATCATTGAGAAGTGTTTGCTTCCCATGTCTGTTAGGCCGTCCGCAGAAGAGTTGCTGGAAGATCCATTCTTTGTGTACAATGGTGGATCATCAACAATGGAGGCTTGTGCTCCTACTGCCAGTTTTGTAGTTAGTCATCCTTTCAGGGGAATAAAGTGTTAG